One genomic segment of Epinephelus fuscoguttatus linkage group LG19, E.fuscoguttatus.final_Chr_v1 includes these proteins:
- the hoatz gene encoding cilia- and flagella-associated protein HOATZ, which translates to MSAQAEPQEQEEFDKFFTVFDGSSPEDVSHARQLWSSLSLLPPLESRLVSADIHQRLPVSRPQRSSSSTGPRQSAPEPPCIPALRQRREERQRYVAMADQRREILALLRRQREQRIQKELLSVAFKPKVKLGREKMVKLRKPSDSEMDEELVKQLQ; encoded by the coding sequence ATGTCCGCCCAGGCTGAGCCTCAGGAGCAGGAGGAGTTTGATAAATTCTTCACCGTGTTTGACGGCTCCTCTCCGGAGGATGTGTCCCACGCCCGGCAGCTGTGGAGCTCGCTGTCCCTCCTGCCGCCGCTGGAGTCCCGGCTGGTGTCCGCAGACATCCATCAGAGACTGCCGGTGTCCCGGCCGCAgcggagcagcagcagcaccggtCCCAGACAGTCCGCCCCGGAGCCGCCATGTATCCCTGCTCTCCGGCAGAGACGGGAGGAGAGACAGCGGTATGTAGCCATGGCCGACCAGAGGAGGGAGATCCTGGCTCTgctgaggaggcagagggagcAGAGGATCCAGAAGGAGCTGCTCTCTGTGGCCTTTAAACCGAAGGTGAAGCTCGGTAGAGAAAAAATGGTGAAGCTGCGCAAACCTTCAGACTCTGAGATGGACGAGGAGCTGGTGAAGCAGCTGCAATGA